A part of Synechococcus sp. KORDI-49 genomic DNA contains:
- a CDS encoding esterase-like activity of phytase family protein — MPFDFRLIYASDLEESLGRDSTINFAAIVEALRAESSSDLLISAGDNYIPGPFFNAGNDGTMRRVDGDATLGALNIAYNALAALEGDAQAYDALRGAPGAIDIALMNIIGFDASAVGNHEFDAGTSSFETLLEADQRGDEGVAGDRSAGTFFPYLTTNLDFSEESDLAGFVTDAPNGIVNATGGTQPRTLADAAIFDFDNNGVVEQVAVVGATTPIVQFISSPGDVEVLGTAGLTGYPTNDAELAAVTEALAAVIQPTIDALLADGIDQIVLASHLQQYEMEEALVGLLSGVDVIVSGGSGTEATLLSDGIEMVNADGDPAYVVSIDGYYDSVGVLDITFDDNGVPSAVTAQEILSTDAGVASVGGDVTTGRAAIAADLIEAARDVVVSNDQTIYGYTDVWLEGRRGSIRTEETNMGNLASDAQLWYARTVDPEIQVSLKNGGGLRAPIGTITADSELTAPAALTEVVDGYDKPAGAISQLDLEAVAAFNNDLVLVNTTAAGLHELMEHSVNASSPGSTPGQFPQIAGMRFSFDYDADFNPLVDGQQRVRDLALVDDDHDITEVIVANGQLVADPDMEIKMVSLDFLVNNNGDSYPFTDDADSGIEGVATSVIDLLDDNGEELGEQVAIAQYLQEFHATPESAIDAEEEPAFLDTRTMNLGADNLAAYEFAAEIAGANGIHAPIGTIDLEGSEIVAFAPDHQVAVLVTGVDSNAAGDVVHIVDLTDLTEPELISSIVEIGEVQSVDIAGDLVAVAVADQSDPETDPGVVSFHRITGFGERAQLNFVGHVEVGALPDSLAFNDHGTRLAVANEGQSNDVEDLADDALGTISIIDTSSFDETGSVDEFTVETIDFSYLDDLTEQLNNQGIRIARSAESVGQDIEPEFITTIGDTAYVSLQEANAIAEIDLIEAEVVDLWTTGFKDWVHGRPVLTDIEFDLAYPSVHNGGVGRPDANGNGAVDVGEAIAGGISGAFYIGDDEEDGLDRYVVVTDRGPQAFDIGDRDLDDPDDAFDGEKVFDDPMYPITVYTLTDDDGVVLEESALQLMVPDSSVEGGFRLSTGLPGLDGQEAGVAYDIAMELVAVGNAELGTFNQYQVAPLDAFGIDAESINLIPDAADAAAQINGGDSMYAISDEYGPQILLFDSESGHLVQRYVPEGTVYDADYPDNMADVEGFTFDTLPSVYSDRRTNRGFESMAFNTDDNLLYAFIQSPMRPEGYQDGNAEIIRVLAVDPYTGTPQAEYLHLLPSADISAKNDGVDKVGDAVYDPHRGVFLISERDSSDGDPTATKRVVEVDLLGATNVLDTDWQTILGVTQPEAYATDSLVDDLAAEDIYFTNRVELFNLPSLGAHLGFDKMTEGLALNTNDGSLMVFSDNDFVSQANRPGNIVTQVAFEPLPLDTSNRGEAGGEFGLKNVYGIKHPDGLHAFELNGETYVITANEGDARDGDETIDEVRVGDLVEDLETSQENQDYWVEELGERLHLVATEGDYDRDGDIDQAFAFGGRSFSIYDEVGNLVFDSGNELDELMKGIGLYRDSRSDDKGMEPECVLTQEIDGRMYAFIGLERGAHSTVVVYDVTTPADSHLVDILANTIVEPGVDEDGNADLFTGSMHPEGLLFIETAPNGGGVLLVASEGDDYPIESQFDVYSYGLPDGVTPELALTSEADLVLGTAGDDDTLVDDLGFSGHAEVLFTGAGTDTADSEIISGEENTIFTGSGDDTIYASEGDVVIGGSGNDTAFATAYDGNRLSGNDGFDVFNIGTSHNRVLGGDHDDVFNVLDGAGVNYLNGGDGFDQFWLIPGAGDRPAEAQMVMDFDSDEDVIGLSGVSYDNIDLEYQGGNTLLRVNGAEVGLFMNTTTEDFHISNFAGLA, encoded by the coding sequence ATGCCGTTCGACTTTCGGCTGATCTACGCGTCCGACCTTGAGGAATCGCTGGGTCGCGACTCAACGATCAATTTTGCAGCGATTGTTGAGGCACTCAGAGCAGAAAGCTCATCCGATCTGTTGATTTCGGCTGGCGATAATTACATTCCAGGTCCTTTTTTTAACGCTGGTAACGACGGCACCATGCGTCGCGTTGATGGCGACGCAACTCTTGGTGCGTTGAACATTGCCTACAACGCCCTTGCGGCTCTGGAGGGCGACGCACAGGCGTACGACGCCTTGCGTGGAGCTCCCGGTGCGATTGACATCGCACTCATGAACATCATCGGTTTCGACGCTTCGGCTGTCGGTAACCACGAGTTTGACGCTGGCACCTCCAGTTTTGAAACGCTTCTGGAAGCTGATCAGCGCGGTGATGAGGGTGTTGCTGGTGACCGTTCAGCAGGTACTTTCTTCCCTTATCTGACCACCAACCTCGACTTCTCTGAAGAAAGTGATCTCGCCGGTTTTGTGACCGACGCACCCAACGGGATTGTCAATGCCACTGGCGGGACTCAACCGAGAACGTTGGCTGATGCGGCCATCTTCGACTTCGACAACAATGGTGTTGTTGAGCAGGTTGCTGTTGTGGGGGCCACAACCCCCATTGTGCAATTTATCTCATCACCCGGTGATGTTGAGGTGCTCGGTACTGCCGGCCTGACGGGTTATCCCACGAACGATGCTGAACTTGCAGCAGTGACGGAAGCACTGGCTGCAGTCATCCAGCCCACCATCGATGCCCTGCTCGCAGACGGCATTGATCAAATTGTTCTTGCCAGCCATCTGCAGCAGTATGAGATGGAAGAAGCCCTGGTCGGGCTTCTGAGTGGAGTTGATGTGATCGTCTCCGGTGGATCCGGTACGGAGGCCACGTTGCTTTCCGACGGTATTGAGATGGTGAATGCCGATGGAGATCCCGCTTACGTGGTCTCCATCGATGGCTACTACGACTCGGTTGGTGTTCTTGACATCACCTTCGACGACAACGGAGTTCCTTCAGCTGTTACGGCTCAGGAGATCCTTTCCACTGATGCTGGGGTGGCTTCTGTCGGTGGCGACGTCACCACAGGACGAGCTGCGATTGCTGCTGATCTGATTGAGGCTGCACGTGATGTCGTGGTCTCCAACGATCAGACCATCTACGGCTACACGGACGTGTGGCTGGAAGGCCGCCGGGGATCCATCCGGACGGAAGAGACCAACATGGGCAACCTTGCCTCTGATGCCCAGCTCTGGTATGCACGCACGGTGGATCCTGAAATCCAGGTTTCCCTCAAGAACGGTGGTGGACTCCGTGCTCCGATCGGCACGATTACCGCTGATTCCGAGTTGACGGCACCTGCCGCATTGACTGAAGTGGTCGATGGTTACGACAAACCCGCAGGTGCCATCTCACAGCTTGATCTGGAAGCTGTTGCCGCCTTCAACAACGACCTGGTTCTCGTCAACACAACGGCAGCTGGCCTCCATGAATTGATGGAGCACTCCGTTAACGCGAGTTCACCGGGTTCGACCCCAGGCCAGTTCCCACAGATCGCTGGAATGCGTTTCAGCTTCGACTACGACGCTGACTTCAATCCGCTTGTTGATGGACAGCAGCGTGTGCGCGATCTGGCTTTGGTTGATGACGATCACGACATCACCGAGGTCATCGTCGCCAATGGTCAGCTTGTTGCTGATCCAGACATGGAGATCAAAATGGTCTCCCTTGATTTCCTGGTGAACAACAACGGTGACAGCTACCCCTTCACCGACGATGCCGACTCGGGCATCGAAGGGGTTGCCACCAGTGTGATCGACCTGCTGGATGACAACGGTGAAGAACTTGGCGAGCAGGTTGCGATTGCCCAATACCTTCAGGAGTTCCACGCCACCCCGGAAAGCGCCATCGATGCTGAGGAGGAGCCTGCGTTCCTCGACACCCGCACGATGAATCTGGGTGCTGACAACTTGGCAGCCTATGAATTCGCTGCAGAGATTGCCGGTGCCAACGGGATTCACGCTCCCATCGGCACCATCGATCTGGAAGGGTCCGAGATCGTGGCCTTCGCTCCTGATCATCAGGTCGCCGTTCTGGTGACTGGTGTTGACAGCAACGCCGCTGGCGATGTGGTTCACATCGTTGATCTCACCGATCTGACCGAGCCCGAACTGATCTCCTCGATTGTTGAGATCGGCGAGGTTCAGAGCGTCGACATCGCCGGCGATCTGGTCGCCGTCGCCGTTGCCGATCAGTCAGATCCAGAAACCGATCCTGGTGTTGTCTCTTTCCACCGCATCACCGGCTTCGGCGAACGGGCCCAGCTCAATTTCGTCGGCCACGTTGAGGTCGGTGCTCTGCCTGACTCTTTGGCCTTCAACGACCACGGCACTCGCCTGGCCGTTGCCAACGAAGGCCAGTCGAACGATGTCGAAGATCTCGCCGATGATGCCCTGGGCACCATCTCGATCATCGACACCAGCAGCTTTGATGAAACCGGTTCTGTTGACGAGTTCACTGTCGAGACCATCGACTTCTCTTATCTCGATGATCTGACCGAACAACTCAACAACCAGGGCATCCGGATCGCCCGTTCAGCCGAGAGCGTTGGTCAGGACATCGAACCGGAATTCATCACGACCATCGGGGACACGGCGTATGTCTCACTGCAGGAGGCCAATGCCATTGCCGAGATCGATCTGATCGAGGCAGAAGTTGTTGATCTGTGGACCACCGGCTTCAAGGACTGGGTGCACGGCCGCCCCGTTCTGACCGACATTGAATTTGATCTCGCTTATCCCAGTGTTCACAACGGCGGCGTCGGTCGCCCTGACGCCAATGGCAATGGCGCCGTTGATGTTGGCGAAGCCATCGCCGGTGGCATCTCCGGTGCCTTCTACATCGGTGATGACGAGGAAGACGGTCTGGACCGTTATGTGGTCGTCACCGACCGTGGTCCTCAGGCCTTCGACATCGGTGATCGCGATCTTGATGATCCCGATGATGCGTTCGACGGTGAAAAGGTCTTTGACGACCCGATGTATCCGATCACCGTCTACACCCTGACGGATGACGATGGAGTGGTTCTCGAAGAGAGCGCCCTCCAGCTGATGGTTCCCGACAGTTCTGTGGAAGGCGGTTTCCGTCTGTCCACTGGTCTGCCCGGTCTGGATGGACAGGAGGCCGGTGTTGCCTACGACATCGCCATGGAGCTGGTGGCTGTGGGTAACGCCGAACTCGGCACCTTCAACCAGTACCAGGTGGCACCTCTCGATGCTTTCGGTATCGATGCTGAGTCGATCAATCTGATCCCTGATGCTGCTGATGCGGCAGCTCAGATCAACGGTGGCGACTCCATGTATGCCATCTCCGATGAGTACGGCCCTCAGATCCTGCTCTTCGATTCCGAGAGTGGTCATCTCGTTCAGCGTTACGTTCCCGAAGGCACCGTTTACGACGCTGACTATCCCGACAACATGGCGGATGTGGAAGGGTTCACCTTCGACACGCTTCCTTCGGTGTACTCCGATCGCCGCACCAACCGTGGCTTCGAGAGCATGGCGTTCAACACCGACGACAACCTGCTCTACGCCTTCATCCAGAGCCCGATGCGCCCTGAGGGCTATCAGGACGGAAACGCCGAGATCATCCGTGTTCTGGCAGTTGATCCCTACACCGGCACACCGCAGGCTGAGTACCTGCACCTGCTCCCCAGTGCCGATATCTCCGCGAAGAATGACGGTGTCGACAAGGTCGGTGATGCTGTTTACGACCCTCACCGCGGCGTCTTCCTGATCTCGGAGCGTGATTCCTCGGATGGTGACCCCACGGCGACGAAGCGCGTTGTGGAGGTGGATCTTCTCGGTGCCACGAATGTTCTCGACACCGACTGGCAGACCATCCTCGGTGTGACTCAGCCTGAGGCTTACGCCACCGACAGCCTGGTGGATGACCTGGCGGCTGAAGACATCTACTTCACCAACCGTGTGGAGCTGTTCAACCTGCCGTCGTTGGGTGCCCACCTCGGCTTCGACAAGATGACCGAGGGTCTGGCCCTGAACACCAACGATGGATCACTGATGGTGTTCAGTGACAACGACTTCGTCAGCCAGGCCAACAGGCCAGGCAACATCGTCACGCAGGTGGCGTTCGAGCCTCTTCCCCTTGACACCTCCAACCGTGGAGAAGCCGGCGGTGAATTCGGCCTGAAGAACGTCTACGGCATCAAGCATCCTGACGGTCTGCATGCCTTCGAACTGAATGGCGAGACCTACGTGATCACGGCCAACGAGGGGGATGCCCGTGATGGCGATGAGACCATCGACGAAGTGCGCGTAGGCGATCTGGTGGAAGACCTGGAGACCTCCCAGGAAAACCAGGATTACTGGGTTGAAGAGCTCGGCGAGCGTCTTCACCTGGTCGCCACTGAAGGCGACTATGACCGGGATGGCGACATCGATCAGGCCTTTGCCTTCGGTGGACGCAGCTTCAGCATCTACGACGAGGTCGGCAACCTGGTGTTCGATTCCGGCAATGAGCTGGATGAGCTGATGAAGGGTATCGGCCTCTATCGCGACAGCCGCAGTGATGACAAAGGCATGGAACCCGAGTGTGTTCTCACCCAGGAAATCGATGGAAGGATGTATGCCTTCATCGGTCTTGAGCGTGGTGCGCATTCCACGGTTGTCGTTTACGACGTGACCACCCCTGCGGACTCCCACCTGGTGGACATCCTTGCCAACACCATCGTTGAGCCTGGTGTTGACGAGGATGGCAACGCAGATCTGTTCACCGGATCGATGCACCCCGAGGGTTTGCTGTTCATCGAGACAGCCCCCAACGGCGGCGGTGTTCTGCTGGTGGCCAGTGAGGGTGACGACTACCCCATCGAGTCACAGTTCGATGTCTACAGCTACGGGCTGCCTGACGGTGTGACCCCTGAGTTGGCATTGACCTCTGAGGCCGACCTGGTTCTGGGTACGGCCGGCGACGACGACACCCTCGTTGATGATCTCGGCTTCAGTGGCCACGCTGAAGTGCTGTTCACCGGAGCCGGCACGGACACCGCTGATTCCGAGATCATCAGTGGTGAAGAGAACACCATCTTCACCGGCAGCGGCGACGACACCATCTACGCCAGTGAAGGTGATGTGGTCATCGGTGGTTCCGGTAACGACACCGCCTTCGCCACGGCGTATGACGGCAACCGCCTCAGCGGTAACGATGGCTTCGATGTCTTCAACATCGGCACCAGCCACAACCGAGTTCTGGGCGGCGACCACGACGACGTCTTCAACGTTCTCGATGGCGCAGGTGTCAACTACCTGAACGGTGGTGATGGCTTTGACCAGTTCTGGCTGATCCCCGGCGCTGGTGATCGTCCTGCCGAGGCTCAGATGGTGATGGACTTTGACTCCGATGAAGATGTCATCGGTCTCTCCGGCGTCAGCTACGACAACATTGACCTTGAGTATCAGGGTGGAAACACGCTGCTGCGGGTGAATGGAGCGGAGGTTGGCCTGTTCATGAACACCACGACCGAAGACTTCCACATCAGCAACTTTGCTGGTTTGGCTTGA
- the aroB gene encoding 3-dehydroquinate synthase, translating to MSITQSAPFRRIAVELETTPYQVVIGDGALRSVGTELIAAGVRPGRKILVVSNADVAGPYGDRCLNSLRSSGFQVELLVIEAGEEQKTPATVARIHDAAFAMKLERSSLMLALGGGVVGDMTGFAAATWLRGIAVVQVPTTLLAMVDASIGGKTGVNHPGGKNLIGAFHQPTLVLMDPETLATLPVREFRAGMAEVIKYGILGDTELFETLEAIADPSCAEGLAGDALINLLERSATAKARVVAADEKEGGLRAILNYGHTFGHVVETLSGYGTWLHGEAVAIGMVAVGELAVQRSSWSREEADRQRRLIDRAGLPTSWPDLDPESVLRTLQGDKKVRDGQLRFVMPTSIGTVEVRDDISREEILRCLEG from the coding sequence ATGTCCATCACCCAGTCCGCGCCGTTCCGTCGCATTGCTGTGGAACTGGAGACGACGCCCTACCAGGTGGTGATCGGTGATGGAGCCTTGAGGAGCGTCGGAACTGAGCTGATTGCGGCCGGGGTGCGTCCCGGCCGCAAGATTCTCGTGGTCAGCAACGCGGATGTGGCCGGCCCCTACGGCGATCGTTGCCTGAACAGTCTCAGGAGCAGCGGTTTCCAGGTGGAACTCCTGGTGATCGAGGCCGGTGAAGAGCAGAAAACGCCCGCGACCGTGGCACGCATTCATGACGCGGCCTTCGCGATGAAGCTGGAACGCAGCTCACTGATGCTCGCCCTCGGTGGAGGGGTGGTCGGCGATATGACCGGGTTCGCAGCGGCCACCTGGTTGCGAGGAATCGCTGTGGTTCAGGTTCCGACGACACTCCTGGCGATGGTGGATGCCTCGATCGGAGGCAAGACGGGAGTGAACCATCCCGGCGGCAAGAACCTGATCGGAGCCTTTCACCAGCCGACACTCGTGCTGATGGACCCGGAAACCCTGGCCACCCTGCCGGTACGCGAATTCCGCGCCGGGATGGCTGAGGTGATCAAGTATGGAATCCTCGGTGATACGGAGCTGTTCGAAACCCTTGAGGCGATCGCCGACCCGAGTTGCGCCGAGGGACTTGCCGGCGACGCTCTGATCAACCTGCTGGAACGATCAGCCACCGCCAAGGCCAGGGTGGTGGCCGCCGACGAAAAAGAGGGAGGGCTGAGGGCGATCCTCAATTACGGCCACACCTTCGGCCATGTCGTGGAGACATTGAGTGGTTACGGAACCTGGCTGCACGGTGAAGCGGTGGCCATCGGAATGGTTGCGGTGGGAGAGCTGGCGGTGCAGCGCAGCAGCTGGAGCCGGGAGGAGGCCGATCGTCAGCGCAGGTTGATCGATCGAGCAGGTCTGCCCACCAGCTGGCCTGATCTGGATCCCGAGTCGGTACTCAGGACGCTTCAGGGTGACAAGAAAGTGCGCGACGGACAGCTTCGCTTCGTGATGCCGACATCAATCGGGACCGTGGAAGTGCGGGATGACATCAGCCGGGAGGAGATCCTGCGATGCCTCGAGGGCTGA
- a CDS encoding carbohydrate ABC transporter permease: protein MRNSLTAWAFLLPAVVLISLSVLIPAVMALVMSFTTTGLDVSEPLQFVGLANLRRLISDPMALRVMTTTLLYLIGVVPPIVLGSLALAVLVNRSLPGIHVLRGAFYTPVLVSIVVAAIAFRWLYAENGLVNGWLVAWFGETFSPIGFLTTPQLALPAVMLVTLWKGLGYYMVIFLAGLQGIPKELYEAAELDGSEGWRQHLDITLPLLRPYVALVAVVSSIAATKVFEEVYLMTQGGPADSTRTIVYYVYDQAFAELEISYACTLGLALFLLVMLFTLIRLAFSGDRALI from the coding sequence ATGCGCAACAGCCTCACTGCCTGGGCCTTCCTGCTGCCAGCGGTTGTTCTGATCAGCCTGTCCGTCCTCATCCCGGCCGTCATGGCGCTCGTCATGAGCTTCACGACCACGGGCCTCGATGTGAGTGAGCCCCTGCAGTTCGTGGGCTTGGCCAATCTCCGCCGGCTGATCAGCGACCCCATGGCCCTGCGGGTGATGACCACCACCCTTCTCTATCTGATCGGTGTTGTTCCGCCGATCGTGCTGGGTTCCCTGGCCCTGGCCGTGCTGGTGAACCGCAGCCTTCCCGGCATCCATGTGCTGCGGGGGGCCTTCTACACGCCTGTGTTGGTGTCGATCGTCGTGGCAGCGATCGCGTTCCGCTGGCTCTACGCGGAAAACGGTCTGGTCAACGGCTGGCTTGTGGCCTGGTTCGGTGAAACCTTTTCGCCGATCGGGTTTCTCACCACGCCGCAGCTGGCCCTGCCGGCCGTGATGCTGGTGACGCTCTGGAAAGGACTCGGCTATTACATGGTCATCTTTCTGGCCGGTCTTCAGGGGATTCCCAAGGAGTTGTACGAGGCTGCCGAGCTCGACGGCAGCGAAGGCTGGCGTCAGCATCTCGACATCACGCTTCCGTTGCTGCGTCCCTACGTCGCGCTGGTTGCCGTGGTCTCATCCATCGCCGCAACCAAGGTCTTCGAGGAGGTGTACCTGATGACCCAGGGAGGCCCGGCCGACTCCACCAGAACCATCGTTTACTACGTCTACGACCAGGCTTTCGCGGAACTTGAAATCAGTTATGCCTGCACGCTTGGACTGGCGCTGTTCCTGCTGGTGATGCTCTTCACCCTGATCCGCCTGGCCTTCAGTGGCGATCGCGCCTTGATCTAA
- a CDS encoding 5-(carboxyamino)imidazole ribonucleotide synthase, with protein sequence MIGVVGGGQLARMLVQAAASRQIPVAVQTGSDDDPAVEGASRLVTADPRDVAGTRQLVEGCSGITFENEWVNIDALIPLEQQGVRFRPSLAALSPLVDKLSQRQLLADLLIPSPPWCPLSLVSPAQPALPQGWSFPVMAKAARGGYDGKGTLILKDIDALAQLIRSVTAEEWMLEAWVDYERELALVVSRDTSGCVRAFPLVETHQSQQVCDWVLAPAAVPQAVEALAFNAASSLLTKLNYVGVLALEFFFGPDGLQVNEIAPRTHNSGHFSIEACTSSQFDQQLCIAAGLPVPAPQLACQGAVMVNLLGLSDGIAAPLDHRLASLRQLPDATLHWYGKSPESPGRKLGHITVVLHGATADERSDEAHRITTRIREIWPLPCFGSD encoded by the coding sequence ATGATCGGCGTTGTGGGAGGAGGCCAGCTGGCCCGCATGCTGGTTCAGGCGGCGGCTTCACGTCAGATTCCCGTCGCTGTTCAGACGGGCTCCGATGACGACCCTGCCGTGGAGGGGGCCTCCAGGCTTGTGACGGCGGATCCCAGGGATGTTGCCGGTACGCGCCAGCTGGTGGAGGGATGCAGCGGCATCACCTTTGAGAACGAATGGGTGAATATCGATGCTCTGATCCCCCTTGAGCAGCAAGGAGTTCGCTTCCGGCCTTCCCTGGCTGCGCTCTCTCCCCTGGTCGACAAGCTCTCCCAGCGCCAGCTGCTTGCCGATCTTCTGATTCCGAGCCCGCCCTGGTGCCCGCTGAGCCTGGTGTCCCCTGCTCAGCCGGCCCTTCCTCAAGGCTGGAGTTTTCCTGTGATGGCCAAGGCCGCCAGGGGTGGATACGACGGCAAGGGCACCCTGATCCTCAAGGACATCGATGCGCTGGCTCAGTTGATCCGCTCGGTCACTGCCGAGGAGTGGATGCTCGAGGCCTGGGTGGACTACGAGCGCGAACTGGCGTTGGTGGTCAGCCGCGACACCAGCGGATGCGTCCGGGCATTCCCCCTGGTGGAAACCCATCAGAGCCAGCAGGTCTGCGACTGGGTCCTCGCACCTGCCGCCGTGCCCCAGGCCGTGGAAGCGCTTGCTTTCAACGCAGCCTCGTCGCTGCTGACGAAGCTCAACTATGTCGGGGTTCTCGCTCTGGAATTCTTCTTCGGCCCTGACGGTCTTCAGGTGAACGAGATCGCACCCCGGACCCACAACTCCGGCCATTTCTCGATCGAGGCCTGCACCAGCAGCCAGTTCGATCAGCAGCTGTGCATTGCAGCCGGGCTGCCGGTGCCAGCTCCTCAGCTCGCCTGCCAGGGTGCGGTGATGGTGAATCTCCTCGGTCTGTCCGACGGAATCGCCGCCCCCCTTGATCATCGGCTGGCCTCACTGCGTCAACTGCCCGATGCCACGCTCCACTGGTATGGAAAGAGCCCGGAATCGCCGGGGCGGAAACTCGGCCACATCACCGTGGTGCTGCATGGGGCGACCGCGGATGAGCGCTCCGATGAAGCGCACAGGATCACCACCAGGATCAGAGAGATCTGGCCGTTGCCTTGCTTCGGCTCCGACTAA
- a CDS encoding DUF2103 domain-containing protein, giving the protein MGRVVITHSTYVEGLIPWLRSLASEQGIQTITPAVINRVKGRCPTLELRVSTPIRGGYKLVARRGTTVQEVFIITDLPKPDLQQAMERHRP; this is encoded by the coding sequence TTGGGCCGGGTTGTGATCACCCACAGCACCTACGTCGAGGGTCTGATCCCCTGGCTGAGATCCCTGGCGTCCGAGCAGGGCATCCAGACGATCACCCCGGCGGTGATCAACCGGGTCAAGGGTCGCTGCCCGACCCTTGAACTGCGGGTGTCCACGCCAATCCGGGGCGGCTACAAACTTGTGGCCCGTCGTGGAACGACAGTGCAGGAGGTGTTCATCATCACGGACCTGCCGAAACCGGATCTTCAGCAGGCGATGGAGCGACATCGCCCCTGA
- the clpS gene encoding ATP-dependent Clp protease adapter ClpS, with amino-acid sequence MSSSSPGSTTLLERQRTTQRYPEARVIVLDDDVNTFQHVVDCLRRIIPGMSEEKAWTLANRIDSQGSAEVWCGPLEQAELYHQQLGSEGLTMAPLERC; translated from the coding sequence ATGAGCAGCTCCAGCCCGGGATCCACAACGCTGCTGGAGCGTCAGAGGACAACCCAGCGCTATCCAGAGGCCAGGGTCATCGTCCTCGACGATGACGTGAACACCTTTCAGCATGTGGTGGACTGCCTGCGGCGGATCATCCCGGGGATGAGTGAGGAAAAGGCCTGGACCCTGGCGAATCGCATCGACAGTCAGGGGTCTGCAGAAGTGTGGTGCGGCCCGCTCGAGCAGGCCGAGCTCTACCACCAGCAACTGGGATCCGAGGGTCTGACCATGGCACCACTCGAACGCTGCTGA
- the petN gene encoding cytochrome b6-f complex subunit PetN, with the protein MLFTLAWASLAAIFSFSIAMVVWGRNGDGTLKF; encoded by the coding sequence ATGCTGTTCACCCTGGCCTGGGCATCTCTAGCCGCCATATTCAGCTTCTCCATTGCGATGGTCGTCTGGGGTCGCAACGGTGACGGAACTCTGAAGTTCTGA
- the psb29 gene encoding photosystem II biogenesis protein Psp29, with protein MGDRQTIADSKRAFHQAFPHVIAPLYRRVSDELLVELHLLSHQTQFSSTPLFAVGLEKVFTTFTRGYRPESHPDRLFEAICSSNGFDADALKREASQTRDAAASAAMEGITTMLAEQRLPEGSHYSRMMAIGLLTVLETARGKQDSPDGKALAQQAVDLCTDLNFPSERVEKDLNLFASNSERMEQAVELMEETLASDRRKREKRQDEAAQGTSS; from the coding sequence TTGGGCGATCGTCAGACCATTGCTGACAGCAAGCGGGCGTTTCATCAGGCGTTCCCCCATGTCATCGCCCCCCTCTACCGGCGGGTGAGCGATGAGCTGCTGGTGGAACTGCATCTACTCAGCCATCAGACACAGTTCAGCAGCACGCCACTGTTCGCGGTAGGCCTCGAAAAGGTCTTCACAACCTTCACGCGAGGGTATCGACCGGAAAGCCATCCCGATCGTCTCTTCGAAGCGATCTGCAGCAGCAACGGCTTTGATGCCGACGCCCTGAAACGGGAGGCTTCTCAAACCCGCGACGCCGCTGCCTCCGCAGCGATGGAAGGCATTACGACAATGCTGGCCGAGCAGCGGTTGCCCGAGGGATCGCACTACTCGCGGATGATGGCGATCGGCCTGCTGACCGTGCTCGAAACCGCTCGCGGCAAGCAGGACAGTCCAGACGGCAAGGCTCTGGCCCAACAGGCTGTCGATCTCTGCACTGACCTCAACTTCCCTTCTGAACGGGTGGAGAAGGACCTGAACTTGTTCGCCTCCAACAGTGAACGGATGGAACAGGCCGTGGAACTGATGGAGGAAACCCTGGCCTCCGACCGAAGGAAGCGGGAAAAACGTCAGGATGAAGCCGCTCAGGGAACATCGAGCTGA
- the clpP gene encoding ATP-dependent Clp endopeptidase proteolytic subunit ClpP translates to MIPIVIEESGRGERAFDIYSRLLRERIIFLGEAVTSDSANRIVAQMLFLEAEDPEKDIYLYINSPGGSVYDGLGIFDTMQHIKPDVHTVCVGLAASMGAFLLCAGTKGKRSSLQHSRIMIHQPLGGARGQASDIRIQADEILFLKDRLNHELASRTGQPLDRIQQDTDRDFFMSPTEAVSYGLIDSVIDKRPVHSVA, encoded by the coding sequence ATGATCCCGATCGTGATCGAGGAGTCCGGCCGGGGCGAAAGGGCCTTTGATATCTACTCCCGTCTTCTCAGAGAAAGAATCATTTTTCTGGGAGAAGCCGTAACGAGCGATTCAGCCAATCGCATCGTTGCTCAGATGCTTTTCCTGGAAGCGGAAGACCCGGAAAAGGACATCTACCTGTACATCAACTCACCTGGCGGTTCCGTCTACGACGGGCTTGGAATCTTTGACACGATGCAGCACATCAAACCAGATGTTCATACCGTCTGTGTTGGTCTCGCAGCAAGTATGGGAGCCTTCCTTCTCTGTGCTGGTACGAAGGGCAAGCGCAGCAGCCTTCAGCATTCGCGCATCATGATTCACCAACCACTCGGCGGGGCTCGCGGTCAGGCCAGTGATATCCGAATACAGGCTGATGAAATCCTTTTCCTCAAGGATCGCCTCAACCATGAACTGGCTTCGAGAACCGGCCAGCCCCTCGACCGCATCCAACAGGACACCGATCGTGATTTCTTCATGTCACCCACGGAAGCTGTCAGCTACGGGCTGATTGACTCAGTGATCGACAAGCGCCCGGTGCATTCCGTCGCTTGA